The following coding sequences are from one Triticum dicoccoides isolate Atlit2015 ecotype Zavitan chromosome 4A, WEW_v2.0, whole genome shotgun sequence window:
- the LOC119283698 gene encoding linoleate 9S-lipoxygenase 1-like yields the protein MKDNKRSYSLEGSRGSHGVTPNNGDTDPVVSTIQSVLSRCTTDERAFIHTITSQIQTIIGISLLEVLSKHSSDELYLGQRDTPEWTSDPKALEVFKRFSERLVEIESKVVGMNHDPQLLNRNGPAKFPYMLLYPNTSDHKGAAAGLTAKGIPNSISI from the exons atgaaagataataagcgttcctactccctcgaGGGGAGCCGCGGTTCT CATGGAGTGACCCCAAACAATGGCGACACTGACCCGGTGGTATCCACTATCCAGTCAGTACTCAGTAGATGCACAACTGATGAGCGGGCCTTCATCCACACCATCACGAGCCAGATCCAGACCATCATCGGCATCTCGCTGCTGGAGGTGCTGTCGAAGCACTCCTCCGACGAGCTCTACCTGGGGCAGCGCGACACGCCGGAGTGGACCTCCGACCCCAAGGCGCTGGAGGTGTTCAAGCGGTTCAGCGAGCGGCTGGTGGAGATCGAGAGCAAGGTGGTGGGCATGAACCACGACCCGCAGCTCTTGAACCGCAACGGCCCGGCTAAGTTTCCCTACATGCTGCTCTACCCTAACACCTCCGACCACAAGGGTGCCGCCGCCGGCCTCACCGCCAAGGGCATCCCCAACAGCATCTCCATCTGA
- the LOC119286965 gene encoding probable linoleate 9S-lipoxygenase 4, whose translation MLLHGLVDRLTGKNKQAWKEGKIRGTAVLVKSDVLNLGDFHASLLDGVHDILGKDDGVIFHLVSATAPDPQNPRRGKVGKPAHLEEMVVTMKSKAAGESVFKVTFEWDDSQGIPGAVVVRNTYRSEYLLKTLTLHGVPGKGTVVFVANSWIYPNVDRVFFANDTYLPSKMPALLVQYRQDELNNLRGDGTTGKYEEWDRVYRYDYYNDLGEPDKGHPRPVLGGTQELPYPRRCRTGRPPTKTDPRSESRIPQYKIQEALNIYVPRDERFGHLKLSDFLGYSLKAITEAILPVIRTYVDTTPKEFDSFQDIYDLYDGLLKVPDNQHLKELKKKIPLQFIKSLLPVAGDDLLNLPLPHVIRSNDYAWRSDEEFAREMLAGVNPVCIKRLTEFPVKSTLDPSVYGDQSSTITEDQIQQNLEEGLTVKQAMEKNRLFILDHHDNFMPFLDRINKLEGNYIYASRTLLFLKADGTLKPLAIELSLPHPDGIQHGAKSTVYLPADIDSGVDGQIWQLAKAYASVDDSAWHQLISHWLNTHAVIEPFVIATNRQLSVVHPVHKLLSPHYRDTLNINALARTTLINAGGVFEMTVFPEKYALEMSSIVYKNWKLTEQGLPDDLVKRGMAVPDSSSPYGVRLLIKDYPYAVDGLVIWWAIERWVNEYLAIYYPNDGVLRADKELEEWWKEVREVGHGDLKDADWWPKMVTVQELAKTCTTIIWVASALHAAVNFGQYPYAGYLPNRPTVSRRKMPEEGEEEYKQLQKGGKEADKVFIHTITSQFQTILGITLIEILSKHSSDEVYLGQRDTPEWTSDAKALEAFKRFGTRLMEIEKRILDMNKDPALKNRNGPVKMPYMLLYPNTSDAGGEKGLGLTAMGIPNSVSI comes from the exons ATGCTGCTGCACGGGCTGGTGGACCGGCTGACGGGGAAGAACAAGCAGGCGTGGAAGGAGGGCAAGATCCGGGGCACGGCCGTGCTGGTCAAGAGCGACGTGCTCAACCTCGGCGACTTCCACGCCTCCCTCCTCGACGGCGTCCACGACATCCTCGGCAAGGACGACGGCGTCATCTTCCACCTCGTCAGCGCCACCGCCCCAGACCCCC AGAATCCGAGGCGGGGCAAGGTGGGGAAGCCGGCgcacctggaggagatggtggtgacCATGAAGTCCAAGGCGGCCGGGGAGTCGGTGTTCAAGGTCACCTTCGAGTGGGACGACTCGCAGGGGATCCCCGGCGCCGTCGTCGTCCGCAACACCTACCGCTCCGAGTACCTGCTCAAGACGCTCACCCTCcacggcgtccccggcaagggcaccgtCGTCTTCGTCGCCAACTCCTGGATCTACCCCAACGTCGACCGCGTCTTCTTCGCCAACGAC ACCTATCTGCCCAGCAAAATGCCTGCACTTTTGGTGCAATACAGGCAAGATGAACTCAACAATCTCCGAGGCGACGGCACAACCGGAAAGTACGAGGAGTGGGACCGTGTGTACCGCTATGACTACTACAACGACCTCGGTGAGCCGGACAAGGGCCATCCGCGCCCGGTCCTCGGCGGCACCCAGGAACTCCCCTATCCCCGTCGTTGCAGAACTGGCCGACCCCCAACAAAAACAG ACCCTAGATCAGAGAGCAGAATTCCTCAGTACAAGATACAGGAGGCCCTCAACATCTATGTCCCGCGTGATGAGCGCTTTGGGCACCTCAAGTTGTCTGACTTCCTTGGGTACTCTCTCAAGGCCATCACCGAGGCCATTCTTCCGGTGATTAGGACCTATGTTGACACTACACCCAAGGAGTTTGATTCGTTTCAAGACATCTATGATCTCTACGACGGTCTTCTGAAAGTGCCCGATAACCAACACCTAAAGGAGCTCAAGAAGAAAATCCCCCTTCAGTTTATTAAAAGTCTTTTACCAGTTGCTGGCGACGACCTCCTGAACCTGCCCCTTCCACATGTTATCAGATCAA ACGATTATGCTTGGAGGTCAGACGAGGAGTTTGCGCGGGAGATGCTCGCAGGCGTGAACCCGGTTTGCATCAAACGTCTGACG GAGTTCCCTGTAAAAAGTACCCTGGATCCCAGTGTGTACGGGGACCAATCAAGCACCATCACTGAAGATCAAATTCAGCAGAACCTTGAAGAAGGCCTCACAGTGAAACAG GCAATGGAGAAAAACAGGCTCTTCATTCTAGATCACCACGATAACTTCATGCCATTCCTTGACCGCATCAACAAGCTGGAAGGCAACTACATCTACGCTTCGAGGACCCTGCTGTTCCTGAAGGCCGACGGCACGCTGAAGCCCTTGGCCATCGAGCTGAGCCTGCCACACCCTGACGGAATACAGCACGGCGCGAAGAGCACGGTGTACCTTCCGGCTGATATTGACTCTGGTGTTGATGGCCAGATCTGGCAGCTTGCCAAGGCTTACGCCTCCGTCGACGACTCTGCGTGGCATCAGCTTATCAGCCACTG GCTGAACACACACGCGGTGATCGAGCCGTTCGTGATTGCGACGAACCGGCAACTCAGTGTGGTGCACCCGGTGCACAAGCTGCTGAGCCCACATTACCGCGACACGTTGAACATCAATGCCCTGGCGCGAACCACTCTCATCAACGCCGGTGGCGTCTTTGAGATGACCGTCTTCCCGGAGAAATATGCGCTTGAGATGTCTTCCATCGTCTACAAGAACTGGAAGCTCACCGAGCAGGGCCTCCCCGACGATCTCGTCAAGAG AGGCATGGCTGTGCCGGATTCATCGAGCCCATACGGTGTCCGGCTGCTGATCAAGGACTACCCGTACGCGGTGGACGGGCTGGTGATCTGGTGGGCGATCGAGCGGTGGGTGAACGAGTACCTGGCCATCTACTACCCCAACGACGGCGTGCTCCGGGCCGACAAGGAGCTGGAGGAGTGGTGGAAGGAGGTGCGCGAGGTCGGGCACGGCGACCTCAAGGACGCCGACTGGTGGCCCAAGATGGTGACCGTGCAGGAGCTGGCCAAGACGTGCACCACCATCATCTGGGTGGCATCGGCGCTACACGCGGCGGTCAACTTCGGGCAGTACCCGTACGCTGGGTACCTCCCGAACCGGCCGACGGTGAGCCGTCGGAAGATGCCGGAGGAGGGCGAAGAGGAGTACAAGCAGCTGCAGAAGGGCGGGAAGGAGGCCGACAAGGTGTTCATCCACACCATCACCAGCCAGTTCCAGACCATCCTCGGCATCACGCTCATCGAGATCCTGTCGAAGCACTCCTCCGACGAGGTGTACCTCGGGCAGCGCGACACGCCGGAGTGGACGTCGGACGCCAAGGCCCTGGAGGCGTTCAAGAGGTTCGGCACCCGGCTGATGGAGATCGAGAAGCGCATCCTGGACATGAACAAGGACCCGGCGCTCAAGAACCGGAACGGGCCGGTGAAGATGCCCTACATGCTGCTGTACCCCAACACGTCGGACGCCGGCGGCGAGAAAGGGCTGGGCCTCaccgccatgggcatccccaacagCGTCTCCATCTGA